From the genome of Corallincola holothuriorum, one region includes:
- the rsfS gene encoding ribosome silencing factor gives MQAEELTKFVLDKIDDMKGRDVLVLDVKGLSTITDTMVIASGNSKRHVQSIAENVATEAKHAGMKPLGVEGQSEGEWVLVDLGELVLHVMQEKARDFYQLEKLWGRNGE, from the coding sequence TTGCAAGCTGAAGAACTAACAAAATTTGTATTAGACAAAATTGATGACATGAAAGGACGCGACGTTCTGGTCCTTGATGTTAAAGGCCTGAGCACTATCACTGACACCATGGTCATCGCTTCTGGTAACTCTAAACGTCACGTTCAGTCGATTGCTGAAAATGTGGCGACTGAAGCCAAACATGCCGGTATGAAACCGCTAGGCGTCGAAGGACAAAGTGAAGGCGAATGGGTTTTAGTGGATCTGGGTGAATTAGTGCTGCACGTGATGCAGGAAAAAGCCCGCGATTTCTATCAACTGGAAAAGCTTTGGGGCCGTAACGGCGAATGA
- the lipB gene encoding lipoyl(octanoyl) transferase LipB produces the protein MNNPSLIVRQLGQRPYQQTWDAMRDFTDHRSADSTDEIWLVEHPPVFTQGQAGKAEHLLAPGDIPVIKVDRGGQVTYHGPGQLVAYILLDLRRKKLGVRELVTQIEQAIVNTLKQYDIDAYPKADAPGVYVSGDKIASLGLRIRKGCSFHGLALNVNMDLSPFQRINPCGYAGLLMTQVADLGGTDNIDELQPVLINALADELGLTAEQIEVIDESDKTYE, from the coding sequence TTGAATAACCCATCTCTTATCGTCCGTCAGTTAGGCCAACGCCCATACCAGCAAACCTGGGATGCGATGCGTGACTTTACTGATCACCGCAGCGCCGACAGCACTGACGAGATCTGGCTGGTAGAACACCCGCCAGTATTTACTCAGGGGCAGGCAGGCAAGGCAGAACACCTGCTGGCGCCCGGTGACATCCCGGTGATTAAGGTAGACAGAGGGGGTCAGGTTACCTACCACGGCCCAGGGCAGCTGGTTGCCTATATCCTACTGGATCTGCGCAGGAAAAAGCTGGGGGTACGTGAACTCGTCACCCAGATAGAACAAGCCATCGTCAATACACTCAAGCAGTATGATATCGATGCCTATCCCAAGGCCGATGCGCCGGGTGTATACGTTAGTGGCGATAAGATCGCATCCCTCGGGTTGCGGATCCGCAAAGGTTGTTCGTTCCATGGATTGGCGCTAAACGTCAATATGGATCTATCACCGTTCCAGCGCATCAACCCCTGTGGTTATGCTGGACTGCTGATGACCCAGGTCGCCGACTTAGGTGGCACGGATAACATAGATGAATTGCAGCCAGTGCTGATTAACGCATTAGCTGACGAGCTGGGCTTAACCGCCGAGCAGATAGAAGTCATAGACGAGTCAGATAAAACTTATGAGTGA
- a CDS encoding septal ring lytic transglycosylase RlpA family protein has protein sequence MKLKTWHGAIVLVLSSLLLPGCGSSSGQRYQIANDHTPSSPPDLDAISDPVPRYEPKSRQGNMKKYTVRGKQYQVMDSADGFSAEGEASWYGAKFHGHLTSNGEIYDMYSLSAAHKSLPLPTYVRVTNLKNERQVIVRVNDRGPFHGGRIIDLSYAAAYKLDMLKSGTAQVKIEAITLTEDSSEPVNPDPIEPYFVQVLVTGNEGKANQLASQLSDQFDVGSLTLEKDGLHKLRLGPLNNVQQAEALLAKLRAEAFPNAFLIRPNE, from the coding sequence GTGAAACTAAAAACATGGCATGGTGCCATCGTCTTAGTACTTAGTAGCCTGCTACTGCCTGGATGTGGCAGTAGCAGCGGCCAACGTTATCAAATAGCCAACGATCACACGCCCAGCTCACCGCCGGATCTGGATGCCATCAGCGACCCTGTGCCGCGTTATGAGCCGAAGAGCCGCCAGGGCAATATGAAAAAATATACCGTGCGTGGCAAACAATATCAGGTGATGGACAGCGCTGATGGGTTTAGCGCTGAAGGTGAAGCTTCTTGGTACGGTGCTAAGTTTCACGGCCACTTGACCTCCAACGGTGAAATTTATGACATGTACAGCCTCAGTGCCGCCCATAAATCGTTACCACTACCGACTTATGTCCGCGTAACGAATCTGAAAAATGAGCGGCAGGTGATCGTACGGGTTAACGATCGTGGCCCGTTCCACGGTGGCCGTATCATTGATCTCTCGTATGCCGCGGCCTACAAGTTAGACATGCTCAAATCAGGCACTGCGCAGGTAAAAATTGAAGCTATAACGCTCACTGAAGATAGCTCTGAGCCAGTCAACCCGGATCCAATAGAGCCCTACTTTGTACAAGTGTTGGTCACTGGCAACGAAGGCAAAGCGAACCAATTAGCCAGCCAACTGTCAGACCAGTTTGATGTGGGTAGCCTGACCCTAGAAAAAGATGGTTTACATAAATTACGTCTCGGACCACTAAACAATGTTCAGCAAGCAGAAGCGCTACTGGCAAAATTAAGAGCGGAGGCATTTCCTAATGCCTTTCTTATTCGGCCAAACGAGTGA
- the rodA gene encoding rod shape-determining protein RodA yields the protein MLGSANETQGAQSKQSIWFRMHIDMPLLIGLMLLMAIGLLVIYSAGGQEKALVIRQVTRLGIGLVVMFIVAQINPLSYQRWALPAFTCGIGLLVAVLVFGHVGKGAQRWLDLGVMKFQPSEIMKLAVPLMVAWFISRQPLPPRKRDLTVGAVLVLLPTLLIAKQPDLGTSLLIAASGIFVLFLAGASWRLISFFFAAIGAFVPVLWFFLMHNYQRQRVLTFLNPESDPLGSGYHIIQSKIAIGSGGLWGKGWCHGTQSQLEFLPERHTDFIFAVFSEEFGLMGVLALLAIYLFIIIRGLMIASQAQQAFSRLLAGSIVLTFFVYVFVNIGMVSGLLPVVGVPLPLVSYGGTSMVTLMAGFGILMAIHTHRRLIAT from the coding sequence ATGCTAGGCAGCGCTAACGAAACCCAGGGAGCCCAAAGTAAACAATCAATATGGTTTCGTATGCATATTGATATGCCGCTTTTAATTGGCCTCATGCTATTGATGGCCATAGGTCTACTGGTTATTTACAGTGCCGGGGGACAGGAAAAAGCCTTGGTGATACGCCAAGTCACCCGCCTAGGTATTGGATTAGTCGTGATGTTTATTGTCGCGCAGATTAACCCCTTGAGTTACCAGCGCTGGGCCCTGCCCGCCTTCACTTGCGGTATAGGGCTATTAGTCGCCGTATTGGTTTTTGGCCATGTTGGCAAAGGCGCACAGCGCTGGCTCGACCTGGGGGTGATGAAATTTCAGCCATCTGAGATCATGAAACTGGCGGTACCATTAATGGTCGCTTGGTTTATCTCCAGGCAACCACTGCCGCCACGTAAGCGCGATCTCACTGTCGGTGCCGTGCTAGTGCTTCTTCCTACGCTGCTTATTGCCAAACAACCCGATCTAGGCACCTCGCTACTGATCGCCGCTTCAGGGATATTCGTACTATTTTTGGCCGGTGCCAGCTGGCGCTTGATCAGCTTCTTTTTTGCCGCTATCGGTGCTTTCGTGCCCGTGCTCTGGTTCTTTCTCATGCATAACTACCAACGCCAACGGGTACTCACTTTCCTCAACCCGGAAAGCGATCCTTTAGGCAGTGGCTACCACATCATTCAATCTAAGATCGCCATCGGCTCCGGCGGTTTATGGGGCAAGGGCTGGTGTCATGGTACGCAATCACAGTTGGAGTTTTTACCTGAGCGTCACACCGACTTTATTTTTGCTGTTTTTAGCGAAGAGTTTGGCCTCATGGGTGTACTGGCGCTGTTAGCTATCTATCTATTTATTATTATTCGTGGCCTGATGATCGCCTCTCAAGCGCAACAGGCATTTAGCCGATTGTTGGCGGGGAGTATTGTCCTAACCTTCTTCGTTTATGTATTTGTAAACATTGGTATGGTGTCAGGATTGCTCCCTGTGGTGGGTGTTCCACTGCCTTTAGTGAGTTACGGTGGCACATCAATGGTGACTCTGATGGCAGGATTTGGCATTCTGATGGCTATTCATACACATCGGCGCCTTATTGCCACTTGA
- a CDS encoding serine hydrolase encodes MGKIKKLSSRLLISATFVTVGLFSVANAAPAVVPKAPDVAAKGYLLMDYHSGAVLVESNADEILAPASLTKMMTSYIIGREIASGNISPDDKVLISENAWAKNFPDSSKMFIEVNTYVKVSDLNRGIIIQSGNDACVAMSEHIAGSEDAFAGLMNSYAEQLGMGSSHFMNSHGLHHEDHYTTARDMATLAQALIRDVPEEYAIYAEKEFTYNGIKQYNRNSLLWDKSMNVDGIKTGHTSKAGYSLVTSGTKDGMRLISVVMGTNSEQARKAESKKLLNYGFRFFETVTAKKAGDAIVNQRIWYGSQENVELGVLDDVVVTIPRGQADKLSADFGLERPLEAPLSKGEQVGSIQFSLDGKVVAEYPLVALQDIEEGGWFSKLVDYLTQLVMSWFE; translated from the coding sequence ATGGGAAAAATCAAAAAACTCTCCTCTCGTCTGCTTATTTCCGCCACATTCGTTACTGTGGGTCTTTTTTCTGTCGCGAACGCGGCACCTGCGGTTGTTCCTAAAGCGCCAGATGTCGCAGCCAAAGGCTACCTGTTGATGGATTACCATTCAGGCGCGGTGTTAGTTGAAAGTAACGCAGATGAGATCTTAGCGCCCGCCAGCCTGACCAAGATGATGACCAGTTATATCATCGGCCGTGAGATCGCCAGCGGCAATATCTCGCCAGACGATAAAGTACTGATCAGTGAAAATGCTTGGGCGAAGAACTTCCCCGATTCATCAAAGATGTTTATCGAGGTGAACACCTACGTCAAAGTCTCGGATCTTAATCGCGGTATCATCATCCAATCAGGTAACGATGCGTGTGTCGCTATGTCAGAGCACATTGCCGGCTCCGAAGACGCCTTCGCCGGACTGATGAACTCTTATGCCGAACAACTCGGTATGGGTAGCAGCCATTTTATGAACAGTCATGGCCTGCACCATGAAGATCACTACACTACCGCACGGGACATGGCGACCCTGGCGCAAGCCTTGATCCGCGATGTACCAGAAGAGTACGCGATCTACGCCGAAAAAGAGTTCACCTACAACGGCATCAAGCAGTACAACCGCAACTCCCTGCTGTGGGATAAAAGCATGAATGTGGACGGCATTAAAACTGGCCACACCTCGAAAGCGGGATACAGCCTTGTCACCTCGGGTACCAAAGATGGTATGCGCTTGATCTCGGTCGTGATGGGTACAAACAGCGAGCAAGCCCGTAAAGCAGAAAGCAAAAAGCTGCTGAATTATGGTTTCCGTTTCTTTGAAACTGTCACCGCGAAAAAAGCGGGAGACGCGATCGTCAATCAACGTATCTGGTACGGTAGCCAAGAAAACGTCGAGTTGGGTGTATTGGATGATGTCGTAGTCACCATTCCCCGCGGCCAGGCTGATAAGCTCAGCGCTGATTTTGGTTTAGAACGCCCACTGGAAGCACCGCTCAGCAAAGGCGAACAGGTCGGCAGCATTCAATTTAGCCTAGATGGCAAAGTAGTTGCTGAGTACCCCCTCGTTGCCCTGCAGGATATTGAAGAAGGCGGATGGTTCAGCAAACTCGTCGACTACCTAACACAGTTAGTAATGAGCTGGTTTGAATAA
- a CDS encoding YkgJ family cysteine cluster protein has protein sequence MTIKIKNIAEPEITCANCQACCCRLEVMLITDTGVPAEHISVDQFGSETMLRLADGWCSALDRETLMCTIYDNRPWICREFEMGSYECIVERTENM, from the coding sequence GTGACGATAAAGATTAAAAATATAGCTGAGCCTGAGATCACCTGTGCCAATTGCCAGGCTTGCTGCTGTCGTTTAGAAGTGATGTTAATCACCGACACTGGTGTTCCTGCTGAGCATATTTCGGTTGATCAGTTTGGTAGCGAAACCATGCTGCGTTTAGCTGATGGTTGGTGTTCCGCGTTAGATCGTGAAACCTTGATGTGCACCATCTACGACAATCGCCCCTGGATCTGTCGTGAGTTTGAGATGGGTTCCTATGAGTGCATTGTTGAGCGTACTGAAAACATGTAA
- the lipA gene encoding lipoyl synthase: MSEKPRRLEAGVKLRDADKMALIPVKVIPTEKEEMLRKPPWMKVKLPASSQRIEEIKGAMRAHGLHSVCEEAACPNLPECFNHGTATFMIMGAICTRRCPFCDVGHGKPLPLDPEEPKKLAETIRDMKLKYVVITSVDRDDLRDGGAQHFADCVREIRALSPQIKIEILVPDFRGRMDRALEALATAPPDVFNHNLETAPRLYKQARPGADYQWSLTLLKRFGEMFPNVPTKSGLMVGLGETNEEILEVMTDLRAHNATMLTIGQYLQPSRHHLRVERYVHPDEFSMFREKADDMGFDHAACGPLVRSSYHADRQAAGEEVK; the protein is encoded by the coding sequence ATGAGTGAAAAACCACGTCGCCTCGAAGCCGGAGTAAAACTCCGTGATGCCGATAAAATGGCGCTCATTCCGGTCAAAGTGATACCGACTGAGAAAGAAGAGATGCTGCGCAAGCCACCTTGGATGAAGGTAAAGCTCCCCGCATCCAGTCAACGCATCGAAGAGATAAAAGGCGCAATGCGCGCCCATGGCCTGCACTCCGTATGTGAAGAAGCTGCCTGCCCTAACCTGCCGGAATGCTTTAACCACGGTACCGCCACCTTTATGATCATGGGAGCTATCTGCACACGGCGCTGCCCATTCTGCGATGTTGGCCACGGCAAACCGTTGCCTTTAGATCCAGAAGAGCCGAAAAAACTGGCGGAAACCATCCGCGACATGAAACTAAAGTACGTCGTGATCACCTCGGTTGACCGCGACGACCTGCGTGACGGTGGTGCCCAGCATTTTGCCGATTGTGTGCGTGAAATTCGCGCTCTCAGCCCACAGATAAAAATTGAAATTCTGGTGCCAGACTTCCGCGGCAGGATGGATCGTGCGCTGGAAGCACTGGCAACAGCGCCACCAGATGTGTTCAATCACAATCTGGAGACCGCACCACGCCTATACAAGCAAGCGCGTCCCGGTGCGGATTATCAATGGTCGTTAACTCTATTGAAGCGCTTTGGTGAGATGTTCCCTAATGTACCAACCAAATCAGGTCTGATGGTGGGTTTAGGCGAAACCAACGAAGAGATCCTTGAAGTAATGACGGATCTGCGGGCGCACAACGCCACGATGCTGACCATCGGCCAGTATCTGCAACCTAGCCGCCATCACTTGCGGGTAGAACGCTACGTCCATCCTGATGAGTTCAGCATGTTCCGTGAAAAAGCCGATGATATGGGCTTCGATCACGCCGCATGTGGCCCATTAGTACGCTCCAGCTACCACGCTGACCGCCAGGCAGCCGGTGAAGAGGTGAAGTAA
- the mltB gene encoding lytic murein transglycosylase B — translation MSLYRSFCSLVGGLFLSLPVAAADTQFEEFTQRMVSKHQFEAGYIENALAGASKNQKILDAIARPWEAKPWYQYRPIFIKQTRIDQGVEFWQENQAALEKAEKEFGVPAEIIVAIIGVETFYGKHKGVYPVLDALYTLGFYYPKRAKFFRSELEQFLILSREEGWEITQPMGSYAGAMGLGQFISSSYRHYAIDFDGDGKRDLFNNTTDAIGSVANYFSEHGWKSGEAVTYATSVSGEKYQALLEKALKPRHQPAELASHGVELPKTTLPAPVKLLKFELEVGHEYWIALHNFYVITRYNHSPLYAMAVYQLSQEIAKAKAK, via the coding sequence TTGTCCCTATACCGATCGTTTTGTTCCCTTGTTGGCGGCTTATTTTTAAGCTTACCCGTTGCTGCCGCCGACACTCAGTTCGAAGAATTTACCCAGCGAATGGTTAGCAAACACCAGTTTGAAGCTGGCTATATCGAAAACGCATTAGCGGGTGCCAGTAAGAATCAAAAGATCCTCGATGCCATCGCTCGCCCCTGGGAAGCAAAACCTTGGTATCAATACCGTCCAATCTTTATTAAACAAACACGTATCGACCAAGGCGTTGAGTTCTGGCAAGAGAATCAGGCTGCACTGGAAAAAGCCGAAAAAGAGTTCGGGGTGCCAGCCGAGATCATTGTCGCCATTATTGGGGTCGAAACATTTTATGGTAAGCACAAAGGCGTTTACCCCGTTCTCGATGCACTCTACACCCTGGGATTCTACTATCCCAAACGCGCCAAATTCTTTCGCAGTGAACTAGAACAGTTCCTGATCTTAAGCCGCGAAGAGGGCTGGGAGATCACCCAACCAATGGGCTCCTATGCTGGCGCCATGGGCTTAGGTCAGTTCATCAGCTCAAGCTACCGCCATTACGCTATCGACTTTGATGGTGACGGCAAGCGCGATCTCTTCAACAACACCACCGATGCTATTGGTAGTGTCGCCAACTATTTTTCAGAGCATGGCTGGAAATCTGGCGAGGCCGTCACCTATGCCACCAGTGTGTCTGGAGAAAAGTATCAAGCGTTGCTAGAAAAGGCGCTAAAGCCCAGGCATCAACCCGCAGAATTGGCTAGTCACGGAGTCGAACTGCCAAAAACCACACTTCCTGCGCCGGTCAAATTGTTAAAGTTTGAGTTGGAAGTGGGTCACGAGTATTGGATCGCGTTACATAACTTCTATGTCATCACTCGCTATAACCATAGCCCCTTGTACGCCATGGCCGTTTATCAACTCAGCCAAGAGATCGCAAAAGCAAAGGCCAAATAA
- a CDS encoding acyl carrier protein, with amino-acid sequence MGLDAVELVIACEDEFGIAIPDEAAGSITTPGMLTDYIYKRLRTAESSFCPSQHGFYHVRQVMMKSLGARREQLRPDSEMKAFLAGDIDIKSVWRQLSEALGDADLSPLEINPKARMTLFWLFPVLLAGTLYLWNISLPLSGVVGVIYMMVAEFIAQYFRDTIPQKYQYLKDFIPYVTSSNEKLWQRDDVLARVMELTSEQSGVPLDSIF; translated from the coding sequence ATGGGGTTAGATGCTGTTGAGCTGGTGATTGCATGTGAAGATGAATTTGGTATAGCAATACCGGATGAGGCGGCAGGAAGTATTACCACGCCTGGCATGCTTACTGATTATATTTATAAGCGTCTACGAACAGCTGAATCCTCGTTTTGCCCGTCACAGCATGGTTTTTATCATGTTCGACAAGTGATGATGAAGTCCCTCGGGGCGCGGCGGGAGCAGTTGCGCCCTGATTCGGAAATGAAGGCGTTTCTAGCTGGCGATATCGACATCAAGTCTGTTTGGCGGCAATTGTCTGAAGCACTGGGTGACGCAGATTTGAGTCCCTTGGAAATCAATCCAAAAGCCAGAATGACGCTGTTTTGGTTGTTCCCAGTGTTACTGGCAGGAACCTTGTATTTATGGAATATATCTTTGCCGCTGAGCGGTGTCGTTGGCGTTATTTACATGATGGTTGCTGAATTTATTGCGCAGTACTTTAGGGATACTATCCCGCAAAAATATCAGTATCTGAAGGATTTCATCCCTTACGTGACATCATCGAATGAGAAGCTTTGGCAAAGAGATGATGTTTTGGCCCGGGTGATGGAGTTGACCTCTGAACAATCAGGTGTGCCACTCGACTCAATTTTCTGA
- the rlmH gene encoding 23S rRNA (pseudouridine(1915)-N(3))-methyltransferase RlmH translates to MKLQLVAVGSRMPGWVEQGFNEYARRFPREMAFELIEVPAGKRGKNADIARILEREGEQMLAAVGKGNRIVTLEVTGKDWTTPQLAQQLDRWKLDGRDVSLLVGGPEGLAPACIAASEQRWSLSALTLPHPMVRIVLAEALYRAWSVTANHPYHRE, encoded by the coding sequence ATGAAGCTGCAGTTGGTCGCCGTCGGTAGCCGAATGCCAGGTTGGGTAGAACAGGGCTTTAACGAATACGCCCGTCGTTTTCCCCGCGAGATGGCATTCGAACTGATCGAAGTACCGGCAGGTAAGCGTGGCAAAAACGCCGACATTGCTCGGATCCTCGAACGTGAAGGGGAGCAAATGCTTGCCGCTGTCGGCAAAGGTAACCGTATCGTCACCCTTGAGGTGACTGGCAAAGATTGGACAACGCCGCAACTGGCACAGCAGTTAGACCGCTGGAAGTTGGATGGTCGTGATGTCAGTCTACTGGTTGGCGGGCCGGAAGGCTTAGCTCCCGCCTGCATCGCCGCATCGGAACAGCGCTGGTCATTGTCCGCACTGACTCTCCCCCACCCCATGGTTCGCATTGTGCTCGCGGAAGCGCTATATCGCGCCTGGAGCGTAACAGCCAACCATCCTTACCATCGAGAGTAA
- the mrdA gene encoding penicillin-binding protein 2: MMRRRVAIHDAVAEGRLFSRRAMVSLFSVIVLLFVLIANLYHLQINSYSTYKTRSNDNRIRLLPIAPNRGLIYDKNGVLLAENRPVFSLEIVPEEVDDIEQTVTGLAELLPITVEEQEKFLESSRFSRRFKRIPIKARLNEQQVAIFSVNQHRFPGVYIEARPTRYYPYGDVLTHVLGFVAKINRKDLQRIEQSGDLANYKATRDIGKQGIEKYYERFLHGQVGYREVEVNNRGRILRTLSVQEPVAGQDLFLNIDINLQLLAHQALAGSRGAIVVMDARDGAVLAMVSAPSYDPNLFVHGISSREYRELLDSKDRPLINRATQGTYPPASTIKPHLALLGLEEYIVTPTTRIWDPGWYQPQNVNRRFRDWKKWGHGWVDMEHAIGQSCDTYYYELAHKLGVDKISDFMTKFGFGDYSGIDIHEENRGTMPSRGWKRARYNQPWYLGDTISVGIGQGYWTTTPIQLASATTILANRGKHYNPRILKSFQTPTGTLAVPKDEQPPLVLKQESNWQPVIDAMYGVNHKIKGTAFKVFADAWYQSAGKTGTAQVIGIADDAEYDAEKIDERHRDNAMYMGFAPVNEPRIVVAVAVENAGGGSSNAAPIARRLMDYYMNNTSLLPEFKPEL, translated from the coding sequence ATGATGAGAAGACGGGTAGCAATTCATGATGCGGTGGCAGAGGGGCGCCTGTTCTCTCGCCGAGCCATGGTGTCGTTATTCTCTGTTATCGTCCTGCTGTTCGTGCTGATAGCCAATCTTTATCATCTGCAGATCAACTCATACAGCACTTACAAAACGCGCTCCAATGACAACCGTATCCGCCTACTACCGATAGCGCCCAATCGCGGCCTTATCTACGATAAGAACGGTGTGCTGTTAGCGGAAAACCGCCCCGTGTTCAGCTTAGAAATTGTCCCTGAAGAGGTCGATGATATTGAGCAAACCGTCACTGGCTTAGCCGAGCTGCTACCGATCACGGTCGAAGAGCAGGAGAAATTTCTCGAAAGTAGTCGCTTTAGCCGACGCTTCAAACGCATTCCGATCAAAGCCCGACTGAATGAGCAACAGGTCGCCATATTCAGCGTCAACCAACATCGTTTTCCCGGCGTCTATATTGAAGCCCGCCCTACCCGTTATTACCCTTATGGCGATGTGCTCACGCATGTGCTGGGGTTCGTCGCCAAGATTAACCGTAAAGACCTGCAACGTATCGAACAATCAGGCGATCTGGCTAACTATAAAGCCACCCGGGACATTGGTAAGCAGGGCATAGAAAAATATTACGAACGCTTCCTCCATGGTCAGGTCGGCTATCGCGAAGTGGAAGTAAATAACCGCGGGCGGATCTTACGCACCTTGAGCGTCCAGGAGCCAGTTGCGGGGCAGGATCTGTTCCTGAATATCGACATTAATCTACAGCTACTGGCACACCAGGCATTGGCTGGCTCCCGCGGTGCCATTGTCGTGATGGATGCCCGTGACGGTGCCGTGCTCGCCATGGTTAGCGCCCCGAGTTACGATCCCAACCTGTTTGTCCATGGGATCAGCAGCCGTGAATACCGTGAGCTGCTGGACTCGAAAGATCGACCACTGATCAACCGCGCCACCCAGGGAACTTACCCACCAGCCTCCACCATTAAGCCCCATTTGGCTCTGCTCGGGTTAGAAGAGTATATCGTCACCCCAACCACCCGCATCTGGGATCCCGGCTGGTACCAGCCGCAGAATGTGAATCGACGTTTTCGCGATTGGAAAAAGTGGGGGCATGGCTGGGTCGACATGGAACATGCCATCGGTCAGTCCTGTGATACCTATTACTACGAGTTGGCGCATAAGCTCGGTGTCGATAAAATCAGCGACTTTATGACCAAGTTCGGCTTCGGTGATTACAGTGGTATCGATATCCATGAAGAGAATCGCGGCACCATGCCATCCAGGGGCTGGAAACGCGCACGTTACAACCAACCGTGGTACTTAGGTGACACTATCTCGGTGGGGATCGGTCAGGGTTATTGGACCACGACGCCAATCCAGCTTGCTTCTGCAACTACTATTTTGGCCAATCGGGGTAAGCATTATAACCCTCGGATCTTAAAATCATTCCAAACACCAACCGGCACCCTGGCCGTCCCCAAGGACGAGCAGCCCCCCTTGGTTTTGAAGCAGGAAAGTAATTGGCAGCCCGTCATCGATGCCATGTATGGCGTTAACCACAAGATCAAAGGCACGGCATTTAAAGTGTTTGCTGACGCTTGGTACCAGTCGGCAGGTAAAACCGGTACGGCACAGGTGATCGGGATCGCCGATGATGCTGAGTATGACGCCGAGAAAATCGATGAAAGGCACCGCGACAATGCGATGTATATGGGCTTTGCACCGGTTAATGAACCACGCATTGTGGTCGCGGTCGCCGTTGAGAATGCCGGCGGCGGTAGCTCAAATGCGGCGCCCATCGCCCGCCGCTTAATGGATTACTATATGAACAACACCTCCCTATTGCCTGAATTTAAGCCGGAGCTATAA
- the ybeD gene encoding DUF493 family protein YbeD, giving the protein MMKVNFDELVEFPSVFPFKVMGLADPKLPERVVSAVQKHAPGDYTTTVRPSSKGNYHAVSIRVTVTSQTHIEALYKALGEIEGVKHVL; this is encoded by the coding sequence ATAATGAAAGTCAATTTTGATGAACTGGTCGAGTTTCCTTCAGTTTTTCCATTCAAAGTAATGGGATTAGCGGATCCGAAACTGCCAGAGCGCGTTGTTAGTGCGGTACAGAAACATGCCCCCGGTGATTACACCACAACGGTTCGCCCTAGCAGCAAAGGCAACTATCACGCGGTTTCTATCCGTGTCACGGTCACCAGCCAAACCCATATCGAAGCATTATATAAAGCACTCGGTGAGATCGAAGGCGTTAAGCACGTCCTCTAA